Proteins from a genomic interval of Rhizoctonia solani chromosome 12, complete sequence:
- a CDS encoding 50S ribosome-binding GTPase produces the protein MNPSRVRLVAIFGATGAGKTTFVNNASGGNLTVGHDVFSCTQDVTLAGEYEQDGYLVQLIDTPGFDDTNVKDTEILQRITDFLTGGYEEGQLLSGIIFLHSISQPRVTGTAARNLRMFKKLCGTDSLQNLTIVTNMWSTPPTAQEIERHKQLVNTDTFFGDLIKKKARVASFPKYGSQAQARAIIAPMLAGVATPMSIQREIVDDELELKDTAAGQVLEDEMSKKISEQLKEIEALRLEIKEARAQERAEIIEERETLQRELRSIQGQLELLKRPVTENRRRWKGVMRTLARAPGSLVLGTVDTVHFACHSLIGR, from the exons ATGAATCCCTCAAGAGTACGCCTAGTTGC CATTTTCGGTGCCACAGGTGCGGGAAAGACGACG TTCGTCAATAACGCATCCGGAGGAAACCTTACTGTTGGGCATGATGTTTTCTCATGCACCCAAGATGTGACTCTGGCAGGAGAGTATGAGCAAGATGGATATCTAGTTCAACTGATTGACACTCCCGGGTTCGATGACACCAACGTGAAGGACACAGAAATTTTACAGCGAATTACTGATTTCCTAACAGGGGG CTACGAGGAGGGACAACTACTGTCTGGGATCATTTTCTTGCACAGCATTTCCCAGCCAAGAGTTACCGGAACTGCAGCAAGAAACTTACGAATGTTCAAAAAGTTATGCGGCACCGATTCTCTCCAAAACCTTACAATCGTAACAAACATGTGGTCTACGCCCCCAACTGCCCAGGAAATAGAGCGTCATAAGCAACTAGTCAATACAGATACATTCTTTGGCGACCTCATAAAGAAAAAAGCACGGGTCGCCTCGTTCCCAAAATACGGTAGCCAGGCTCAGGCGCGCGCTATCATCGCGCCAATGCTGGCGGGAGTCGCAACTCCCATGTCAATCCAGCGGGAGATCGTAGATGATGAGTTAGAGTTAAAGGATACGGCAGCTGGTCAAGTTCTTGAGGATGAAATGTCGAAGAAAATATCTGAGCAGCTGAAAGAGATTGAAGCTCTTCGACTCGAGATAAAGGAGGCTAGGGCGCAAGAGCGTGCGGAAATAATAGAAGAACGAGAAACACTTCAGCGCGAACTGCGTTCCATTCAAGGACAACTAGAGCTTTTGAAGCGTCCCGTGACCGAGAATCGTCGCCGCTGGAAAGGAGTAATGAGGACACTTGCTAGGGCTCCAGGTAGTCTAGTCTTGGGTACCGTGGACACCGTACACTTCGCTTGTCATTCCCTGATAGGTCGATGA
- a CDS encoding Retrotransposable element Tf2 protein, translating to MAEFAYNNVVHSSTGKTLFKELYGWEPTLMASNVPTDIPEADDLAKTMEAQWRKAVPIEFEVGKEAWLDAKNMKFKTMSPKLMEQCLCHALEV from the exons atggcagaatttgcatacaacaatgtggTCCATAGCAGCACAGGGAAAACACTGTTCAAAGAActatatggatgggaacctaccCTCATGGCTAGCAATGTGCCCACAGACataccagaagcagatgatcTGGCCAAGACCATGGAAGCCCAATGGAGAA AAGCTGTCCCAATTGAATTTGAAGTGGGCAAGGAAGCATGGTTAGATGCAAAAAACATGAAGTTCAAAACCATGAGCCCCAAACTAATGGAACAATGTctgtgtcatgccctagaggtgtga
- a CDS encoding DDE superfamily endonuclease produces MSKVALQVVFALVPSTVLRYINFALDILLEILKEIPEAHLAWPTEAKMQENSHLITRKHCGAKYLDGAFGFMDGLNLPLQASGDHNKQNANYNGWLHKHVISNIIVFLPEGTIMVAVMNAPGSWHDSNMAWPIYDLLRHKTPNSCFLIANSAFPCLGVGEAQKIKVPLKINVCRTREQDQESQEVTTARQAVEWGMQAIQGCFS; encoded by the exons ATGAGCAAAGTTGCGCTCCAGGTTGTATTTGCACTTGTGCCTTCAACTGTTTTGCGCTACATCAATTTTGCTCTAGATATTTTACTTGAAATACTGAAGGAGATTCCTGAGGCCCACTTAGCTTGGCCGACCGAAGCAAAAATGCAGGAAAACTCGCATTTGATCACTAGGAAGCATTGCGGAGCAAAGTACCTTGACGGTGCATTTGGGTTCATGGACGGCTTGAACCTTCCACTCCAAGCAAGCGGTGACCATAACAAGCAAAATGCAAACTATAATGGCTGGCTACATAAACATGTCATTAGCAATATCATAGTCTTTTTGCCTGAAG GTACAATCATGGTTGCTGTGATGAACGCGCCCGGTAGTTGGCACGACTCAAACATGGCTTGGCCAATATACGATTTGCTAAGACATAAGACGCCCAACAGCTGCTTCCTCATTGCCAACAGCGCGTTCCCTTGTCTTGGCGTAGGAGAAGCCCAAAAGATCAAAGTGCCGCTCAAGATCAACGTTTGCAGAACCAGAGAGCAAGATCAAGAGTCCCAAGAGGTTACAACGGCGCGTCAAGCTGTTGAGTGGGGAATGCAAGCCATTCAAGGGTGTTTTTCTTGA
- a CDS encoding Retrotransposable element Tf2 protein — MPHFCATTPTGYNKTVLHRCNASDYATGAILSQRNPEGKLAPVAYLSKSLSPAEKNYNIFDKELLAVIRAFKMAPFTGRIRVTKFGVFLYITIPEQASNSMANFLVDYNFQIIYRPGAQNKKADILSRRYDLVPLEGGVENQVLLKPELFISSITPDQEINDLIGEAIYEDERLKEILYKLQNKNKVVDWELKEGLLWFQGKIFVPKDETIRNLILESRHDALAAGHPGQTRTLELVSRNYYWPSLKKFVNSYVNHCETCIRSKPTNQVPIGLLKPLQIPERPWEDIAYDMIVGLPVSEGFDAILTVIDRFSKMVHFIPTQSTASAIDIANLFTYVWKLHGLPRSTVSDRGPTFNANLPSANRWTDRTDTKEAEIFIRMFGNHQQSDWVSLLPIAEFALNNLKQSSTGKSPFQICYGVNPRFSVGQKSDESVPNADKHAEFLEKGYDEVKAALSLSQERMKHFYNQRHREEEEIQVGDKVWLSHQNISTDRPSIKLSHKKLGPYLVIEKLFHPDPHGRDPPQPAPIITEEGEEEYEKLWYLVKWKGYDEGSNSWEPIDNVGNAQEILEEFHKEHPDAVGA; from the exons ATGCCTCACTTCTGCGCCACTACTCCTACAGGATACAACAAAACAGTTCTACATAGATGCAATGCATCGGACTATGCCACTGGAGCCATATTATCCCAACGCAACCCTGAAGGGAAACTAGCTCCAGTAGCCTACCTATCCAAGTCACTGTCCCCTGCTGAAAAGAATtacaacatttttgacaaggaactattggcagtcattagggcatttaaaATGGCGCCATTTACTGGAAGGATCAGAGttacca AATTTGGAGTATTTCTCTACATCACAATCCCTGAACAAGCGTCAAATTCGATGGCAAATTTCCTAGTAgactacaatttccaaatcatCTACAGACCAGGAGCACAAAATAAGAAGGCAGATATCCTCTCTAGACGCTATGATctagtaccccttgaagggggggtagagaaccaagttctctTGAAACCAGAACTTTTCATCTCATCAATCACCCCAGATCAGGAAATTAACGACCTGATTGGTGAAGCAATCTATGAGGATGAACGTCTTAAAGAGATCTTGTACAAGCTCCAGAACAAGAATAAAGTAGTCGATTGGGAGTTAAAAGAAGGATTACTATGGTTTCAAGGGAAAATATTTGTACCTAAGGATGAGACTATCAGGAACCTTATTCTAGAATCCAGACATGACGCTTTAGCAGCAGGGCATCCAGGACAGACCAGAACATTGGAACTTGTCTCCCGAAATTATTACTGGCCTTCCCTGAAGAAATTTGTCAACTCTTATGTCAACCATTGTGAAACCTGCATTCGGTCCAAACctacaaatcaagtacctaTAGGTCTATTAAAGCCAttacaaattcctgaacgtcCTTGGGAAGATATAGCATACGATATGATTGTAGGATTACCAGTTTCAGAAGGGTTTGACGCTATCCTCACTGTCATTGACCGGTTCTCAAAAATGGTACATTTCATTCCCACTCAATCCACGGCGTCTGCTATCGACATTGCCAATTTGTTCACATACGTATGGAAATTACACGGTCTACCTAGGAGTAcagtctcagatagaggtcCCACTTTTAATGCCAA cctaccatccgcaaacagatggacagacagaacggATACAAAAGAGGCTGAAATCTTCATTCgaatgtttgggaatcaCCAACAATCGGACTGGGTATCATTACTCCCTATAGCCGAGTTTGCCCTTAATAACTTAAAGCAATCTTCCACGGGtaaatcccctttccaaatatgTTACGGAGTAAATCCACGATTCTCTGTGGGTCAAAAATCAGATGAATCTGTTCCCAATGCAGACAAACATGCAGAATTCCTAGAAAAAGGCTACGATGAAGTCAAAGCAGCACTCTCATTGtcacaagaaaggatgaaacatTTCTACAACCAACGTCAcagggaggaagaagaaattcaagtaggagATAAGGTCTGGTTAAGCCATCAAAATATATCCACCGACAGACCGTCCATTAAACTCAGCCATAAAAAGTTAGGACCCTACTTAGTCATTGAAAAATTG TTCCACCCCGATCCTCACGGACgtgatcctcctcaacctgcaccaatcatcacagaagaaggtgaagaggaatacgaa AAGTTATGGTAcctggtcaaatggaaaggatatgatgaaGGAAGTAATTCATGGGAGCCAATAGACAATGTGGGAAATGCTCAAGAAATCCTAGAAGAATTTCACAAGGAACATCCTgacgcagttggagcttga
- a CDS encoding DDE superfamily endonuclease: MTKEHIKAHYEFAMAHQHWTIDDWKRVQWSDETKINRFGSDGHRYAYKRVGQAPQPHQIIKTHKHGGGHIMIWACMGWEGPGLICKIDGSLTKELYVEILEDEFKQTLEYYGLDMEKVMFMQDSESSHKAHILQDWFQENGLEVFEWPANSPDLNPIENLWDQIKRELYSYETPASGMLELWERVQEIWDKVSAQKCQDLIESMPRRIQAWIKAKGGPTKY; this comes from the coding sequence ATGACAAAGGAACATATCAAGGCACACTATGAATTTGCTATGGCACACCAGCACTGGACAATTGATGACTGGAAGAGGGTCCAATGGTCAGATGAGACCAAGATCAACAGATTTGGGTCAGATGGGCACCGCTATGCCTATAAAAGGGTTGGCCAGGCACCTCAGCCCCACCAGATCATCAAAACCCACAAGCATGGAGGAGGTCATATCATGATTTGGGCATGCATGGGGTGGGAAGGCCCTGGTTTAATCTGCAAGATAGATGGGTCTCTCACCAAGGAACTCTATGTGGAGATCCTAGAAGATGAATTCAAGCAAACTCTGGAGTACTATGGGTTGGACATGGAGAAGGTCATGTTTATGCAAGACAGTGAAAGCTCCCACAAGGCCCATATTTTACAAGACTGGTTCCAAGAGAATGGCTTAGAGGTCTTTGAGTGGCCTGCTAACTCCCCAGACCTCAATCCAATTGAAAACCTTTGGGATCAAATCAAGAGGGAGCTTTATAGCTATGAAACCCCTGCAAGTGGGATGTTGGAGTTATGGGAGAGGGTGCAGGAGATTTGGGACAAAGTCAGTGCCCAGAAGTGCCAGGATTTGATAGAGAGTATGCCTAGGAGGATTCAAGCTTGGATCAAAGCCAAAGGTGGCCCAACCAAGTATTGA
- a CDS encoding Retrovirus-related Pol polyprotein from transposon TNT 1-94 codes for MSKSSAKFVVLDASGLNWHTWQTTAKFELKSHKVWKFFDPANPSSSPPPKYSANNLEKIEKGADPSKYMILSAYTTWEEDCNVAIAWLAYLVDPIHANILDCSTLPKKCWDALVVCFANQSAQGVTLTQTKLATLRFSNNGSIPLSNFLAKFSGLVLDLKRAGQPLSNAKTCARLALAMPLSLQAQILTLQEGMNAKNPEHWYQLLSTTWEQLQAVCTNKETFTAKQATTNPNPLSSCNCYVCKNPGHYAWDCPTLLPEERTQQQEQACKRKESWAGGNKPNKGTSDLAAQLAQIQARLAALDTCSTSTNNNSLGYNTHAKVTILCVSTSVLSNNVCLDCVTQDISGGLILKAGGGKVPSNYAAINSGASRHCAAEQAFFINYWTLTKPKQVYLGDNRFIMAIGEGDFQVWINGLSGERKCIIFCHTLHVLDLACTLISIRQLTCNSKPALHAVFRGNQCKVWNKKGIVFIAKANESIGGLYAISLCTALHPTLRTPVLALTAFLAGKSTTALDPHVAHAWFGHLNGNDLHALAKKKLVSNFSMSNRLHQSNPCEPCLLAKGHKLPFSPQTARSNVPLDLVHTDICGPMDIEAIGGYRYFILFCNDCTGYFHAYLLKKKLEALERYKEFKAWAERSSGQDQGEQGDIEGLHDEEERLEEEPGVQPPQQEPCQGTQERRPNPNYAPRVAAFTARPKPVTVPHSYNKAIQGPDKHLWMAAIAKEFNTLLSKGTFTYSPDLPPGSKALKGMLVFAIKVDGTYKACLVIKGCAQRLGRDYNKTFSPVACSASLQLVVAISVRDGLTLFAADFTAAFLNGLLEEEIYMEQPDGWIAPPEHQGLYLKLVKSLYGLKQAGQVWYKCLSLALIELGFVCFNSNNCVFMQQRNNTGLIILAVHVDNLTGATSNNAVWDLFCAELNAKYELKNLGRAKEILGLEITQDPKAGTALITQNRYIKDLARQYGVYNLPPLLLPLPPCKKFSKSQCLSTEEEKTRMKKFPYLALVGALLFICCQTRPNVAYAVCTLLRFSANPGPAHWEALLGILWYLRHTSTLGVSYSRTGSKELSIYLDADWGMCPDTYKSTTGWAVTLCGGLISWSSKLQSVVAQSTMEAEFVAMSMACREGYWVQSWLGELDGLSGEEQPPPTPLFCDNQAAIAITLNPESHQMAKHIAIRYHYVRDQVAQGEYKIYHIPSRDQLADFLTKPTSKDVFHHCRTRAGIC; via the exons ATGTCCAAAAGCTCAGCTAAATTTGTTGTCCTTGATGCCTCTGGCTTGAATTGGCATACTTGGCAAACAACCGCCAAATTTGAGCTCAAGTCCCACAAGGTGTGGAAGTTCTTTGACCCGGCTAACCCCTCTTCCTCTCCTCCACCCAAATATTCTGCCAACAATCTTGAGAAGATTGAAAAGGGGGCAGACCCCTCCAAGTACATGATTCTCTCGGCATATACAACCTGGGAGGAGGACTGCAACGTTGCAATAGCTTGGCTTGCTTACTTAGTTGACCCTATCCACGCCAACATCCTTGACTGCAGTACCTTACCAAAAAAGTGTTGGGATGCCCTTGTTGTGTGCTTTGCCAATCAATCCGCTCAGGGCGTTACACTCACTCAAACAAAACTTGCTACACTGAGGTTTTCCAACAACGGATCAATCCCTCTTAGCAATTTTCTTGCAAAGTTCAGCGGACTTGTTCTTGACCTGAAGCGCGCCGGACAACCCCTGTCCAATGCCAAAACTTGCGCTCGGCTAGCCTTAGCAATGCCCCTATCTCTGCAGGCACAGATCTTGACCCTCCAGGAGGGTATGAACGCCAAAAACCCTGAACACTGGTACCAGTTGCTATCTACTACTTGGGAGCAACTACAAGCTGTGTGTACAAACAAAGAGACTTTCACCGCCAAACAAGCCACAACCAACCCCAACCCCTTGTCTTCCTGCAATTGTTATGTATGCAAGAACCCAGGACACTACGCTTGGGACTGCCCAACACTATTGCCAGAGGAGAGGACCCAACAACAGGAGCAGGCTTGCAAGCGCAAGGAGTCTTGGGCTGGAGGAAACAAGCCCAACAAAGGAACGTCTGACCTTGCAGCCCAACTTGCACAAATCCAAGCAAGACTCGCTGCTCTAGATACTTGTTCTACGTCTACAAACAACAATTCCTTGGGGTACAACACACACGCAAAAGTGACAATCCTTTGTGTGTCCACATCAGTCCTATCCAACAATGTCTGCTTGGATTGCGTCACACAAGACATCTCTGGGGGACTGATACTCAAGGCAGGCGGCGGGAAAGTGCCTTCAAATTACGCAGCTATCAACTCAGGCGCGTCTCGCCATTGCGCAGCTGAACAGGCCTTTTTCATTAATTATTGGACCTTAACCAAGCCTAAACAAGTATACCTGGGTGACAATAGGTTCATTATGGCTATAGGAGAAGGGGACTTCCAAGTCTGGATCAATGGATTGTCTGGAGAACGCAAATGCATCATATTTTGTCATACTCTACACGTCCTGGACCTTGCATGCACCCTCATTTCCATAAGACAACTCACCTGCAACTCCAAACCAGCTCTCCACGCCGTATTCCGTGGGAACCAATGCAAAGTTTGGAACAAAAAGGGGATTGTTTTTATTGCTAAGGCAAATGAGTCCATTGGAGGACTCTATGCAATCAGCTTATGCACCGCCCTGCACCCAACGCTCCGCACTCCTGTTCTTGCGCTCACTGCTTTCCTAGCTGGAAAATCAACCACGGCACTTGATCCTCACGTTGCCCATGCATGGTTTGGCCACCTGAATGGAAATGACTTACATGCTCTGGCCAAGAAGAAGTTGGTGAGCAACTTCTCCATGTCCAACCGCCTCCACCAATCCAATCCTTGCGAGCCCTGCCTATTGGCAAAAGGCCACAAGCTCCCCTTCTCCCCACAAACCGCCCGTTCCAACGTACCACTTGACCTAGTGCATACTGACATATGCGGCCCTATGGATATTGAAGCCATAGGGGGGTACAGGTACTTCATCTTGTTCTGCAATGATTGTACTGGTTATTTTCACGCGTACTTGCTCAAGAAGAAGTTGGAAGCGTTGGAGCGGTACAAGGAGTTTAAGGCTTGGGCAGAGCGGTCCTCAGG TCAAGATCAGGGGGAGCAAGGAGACATAGAAGGCCTACATGATGAAGAGGAAAGGCTAGAGGAAGAACCAGGTGTCCAGCCGCCCCAACAAGAACCTTGTCAAGGTACTCAAGAACGTAGACCAAATCCCAACTATGCCCCACGCGTAGCCGCATTTACCGCAAGGCCCAAGCCCGTAACAGTCCCACACTCATATAACAAGGCAATTCAAGGTCCTGATAAACACTTGTGGATGGCCGCTATTGCAAAGGAGTTCAACACCCTTCTGAGCAAGGGCACATTTACCTACAGCCCAGACCTCCCACCCGGCAGCAAAGCTCTGAAAGGCATGCTTGTCTTTGCAATAAAAGTTGACGGCACGTACAAAGCTTGCCTAGTAATCAAAGGATGTGCTCAACGTCTTGGTCGGGACTACAACAAAACGTTTTCCCCAGTAGCCTGCTCCGCCTCCCTACAATTAGTAGTGGCTATATCTGTCCGCGACGGCCTCACATTATTTGCAGCTGATTTCACAGCGGCTTTCCTCAACGGACTTCTTGAGGAAGAAATATACATGGAGCAACCGGACGGATGGATTGCTCCCCCAGAGCACCAGGGCTTGTACCTCAAACTAGTGAAGTCACTCTATGGACTTAAGCAAGCAGGTCAAGTCTGGTACAAGTGTTTatctttggcacttatagaGCTAGGGTTTGTCTGTTTCAACTCCAATAACTGCGTCTTTATGCAACAACGCAACAATACTGGTCTGATTATTCTAGCTGTGCATGTTGACAACCTCACCGGTGCCACTTCCAACAACGCAGTTTGGGACTTGTTCTGCGCTGAACTTAACGCAAAATATGAACTAAAGAACTTAGGCCGCGCAAAAGAGATTTTAGGGCTAGAAATTACACAAGACCCTAAAGCAGGAACGGCTTTAATCACACAGAACCGCTACATCAAAGACCTGGCTCGACAGTATGGTGTCTACAACCTTCCCCCACTATTGCTCCCACTTCCTCCTTGCAAAAAGTTTTCAAAGTCTCAATGCCTGTCAACAGAAGAGGAGAAAACACGCATGAAGAAGTTCCCTTACCTGGCTCTGGTTGGTGCTCTTCTATTTATATGCTGTCAAACACGACCCAATGTTGCATATGCTGTCTGCACACTATTGCGCTTCAGTGCTAATCCAGGACCAGCCCACTGGGAAGCCTTGCTTGGTATTCTTTGGTATCTACGACACACTTCAACCCTTGGGGTATCATACTCACGCACTGGATCCAAAGAACTCTCTATATACTTGGACGCGGACTGGGGAATGTGTCCAGATACTTACAAATCGACCACTGGGTGGGCGGTAACTCTATGCGGGGGACTTATCAGTTGGAGCAGCAAACTCCAGAGTGttgttgcccaatcaactATGGAAGCTGAGTTTGTTGCAATGTCTATGGCATGCAGGGAGGGATACTGGGTTCAAAGTTGGCTGGGGGAGTTGGACGGATTATCAGGGGAAGAACAACCACCCCCGACTCCGCTtttctgtgacaatcagGCCGCGATAGCTATCACTTTGAACCCAGAGTCTCATCAGATGGCCAAACACATTGCGATTCGATACCACTACGTACGGGACCAGGTGGCTCAAGGGGAATACAAAATATACCATATTCCCTCGCGAGACCAACTAGCCGACTTCCTTACCAAACCGACTTCGAAGGATGTTTTCCATCACTGTCGTACTCGCGCGGGTATATGCTAA
- a CDS encoding Transposon Ty3-I Gag-Pol polyprotein: MSQLEGKHKYMHTPAPNTVTAKNRRLPTGGYLHNQMTNPVKELVAANRNPSDSSRSSSCSDSNNDFNNMSLHKLAKYIKKLKKKNKERKEKEKLRKLQLSRFKTKLPTTYNGLNNFDTFKQFVYKVETWQEDTGFEDYKAVRHIKSFLKDKAANYYMLHVAPDVTQYMLTLVFQGLWLLLPTRQ; this comes from the coding sequence ATGAGCCAACTGGAGGGCAAGCACAAATACATGCATACACCAGCCCCTAACACAGTAACAGCAAAGAATAGGAGACTACCTACTGGTGGATACCTGCACAATCAAATGACTAATCCTGTCAAAGAATTGGTAGCAGCCAACAGGAACCCCAGTGATTCAAGCAGATCAAGCAGTTGCTCAGACAGCAACAATGACTTCAATAATATGAGTCTGCATAAACTTGCTAAATACATTAAGAaactgaagaagaagaacaaagaaaggaaggaaaaggaaaagctgAGGAAACTACAGCTCAGCAGGTTTAAGACAAAGTTACCCACCACCTACAATGGATTGAACAATTTTGATACATTCAAACAGTTTGTATACAAAGTGGAAACATGGCAGGAGGATACAGGATTTGAGGACTACAAAGCTGTAAGGCACATAAAAAGCTTCCTCAAAGATAAAGCTGCAAATTATTATATGCTACATGTAGCTCCTGATGTCACTCAATACATGCTGACCCTGGTATTCCAAGGGCTTTGGTTATTGCTTCCCACCAGACAGTAG
- a CDS encoding Retrotransposable element Tf2 protein gives MAPRYCTQVYDKAEEIANHIESTRLSHPSVSTVRAPANAAPTTTSIPPSNRTRLNVGDNVYMIDPTTRRARKALSLQLFALPLAICQISKQWKKFLSLIKNLLEYFRRGIVKLPPHRPYDIAIELLPDAKPRHGPIYSLGPREDVELRETIEKQLKAGLIRPSKSPMASPYYFMTKKNAYPLPLPQNLIEKLQGAKIFSKFDLRAGYNLVRIKEGDKWKTAFKTKYGLFEYLVMPFGDLLDVYVIIYLDNILVFSLNEKDHEIHVREVLKRLQDNDLFCNIEKCHFHVKKIDYLGFIISEFGIEVDQSKSRMP, from the exons atggcgccGCGCTACTGCACACAAGTCTATGATAAGGCAGAGGAGATCGCAAACCATATTGAATCCACACGCTTATCTCATCCTTCTGTCTCTACAGTCCGCGCCCCCGCCAACGCCGCCCCCACTACCACTTCCATTCCCCCTTCCAACCGCACTCGTCTCAATGTGGGAGACAATGTTTATATGATTGACCCAACCACCCGCCGCgcaagaaaggcgctatcacttcaattgtttgcactacctctggcaatatgccaAAT CTCAAAGCAGTGGAAGAAATTCCTGTCCCTTATCAAGAATTTGCTAGAGTATTTCAGAAGAGGAATCGTCAAATTACCACCCCATCGTCCTTACGACATCGCCATTGAACTACTCCCCGACGCAAAACCCCGACATGGTCCCATCTACAGCCTAGGCCCAAGGGAAGATGTGGAACTCAGGGAAACCATTGAAAAGCAACTGAAGGCAGGCCTGATCCGCCCGTCTAAATCTCCCATGGCTTCCCCATATTATtt catgaccaagaagaacgccTATCCCCTACCCTTGCCACAGAATCTTATTGAAAAACTACAAGGCGCTAAGATttttagtaaatttgatctcaGGGCAGGATATAACTTAGTCCGAATTAAAGAAGgcgacaaatggaaaacagcctttaAAACAAAATATGGATtatttgagtacttggttatgccctttgg GGATCTTCTGGATGTTTATGTCATCATATACCTGGACAATATCCTAGTCTTCTCCTTGAACGAGAAAGATCATGAAATTCATGTGCGCGAAGTGCTAAAGAGGCTACAGGACAATGACCTCTTTTGTAATATTGaaaaatgccacttccatgtcaagAAGATCGACTATCTAGGGTTCATTATATCGGAATTTGGTATAGAAGTCGACCAATCTAAGTCACGGATGCCATGa